The proteins below come from a single Chitinophaga pinensis DSM 2588 genomic window:
- a CDS encoding sulfatase → MRILFAIISCVFGLLYNILTAAAQRQPNIVIFIADDLNQQDVGCYGNRDVRTPNMDKLAAEGMQFKSAYAASPMCAPSRSVMFTGLYPFRNGSQMNHFTVRPNTRNLPQFLQKLGYRVVISGKTDIFPLHNFPFEHIGEEFGKYAPIENRTDRKKETVNMIRTHFQDHPEQPICLIVAPWIPHVPWFPNTDFDPQQIKLPDYLADTKETRKALTAYYQSIGVADKMLGEVMQAIEGAGVKDNTVTMFIADQGAQFPSAKWSVYDQGLRIPMIVRWPGKVMPGTVSDALVSLADLTPTLVDLAGGKAIDDLDGTSFKDVLLNKKKEHHQYIFAETSMEPHFWYNYTPSRTVITKDGFHYIRNYHPGVRFITHIDKVEQNEFYFDSWIAGAATDPKTKFLLDRYSYHPPEELYDLNRDRKEFSNLIANPAYYSRTNELKKLLDKELSRQGETAAMILEGPLPQFFDRSYTIRQNASAADLSFNKKVWNPHVLVVTAYLDKIDKGGVICDYFNNFKLYAYHDQIGIVLADGKTINSEQLPANKGQLYMTLSEKGELVVQFNQQTIITQQLEKDLTKIKGGYVSCGMIQGEEMTGHLQSYQGNITDLRFTMNELSGEP, encoded by the coding sequence TTGAGAATCCTCTTTGCCATCATTAGCTGTGTTTTCGGTTTGCTTTACAATATACTTACAGCAGCTGCCCAGCGGCAACCCAACATCGTGATTTTTATTGCAGATGACCTGAACCAGCAGGATGTTGGCTGTTATGGCAATAGAGATGTCAGGACGCCCAATATGGATAAGCTGGCAGCAGAAGGGATGCAATTTAAAAGTGCCTATGCCGCTTCGCCGATGTGCGCACCTTCCAGGAGTGTGATGTTTACCGGATTGTATCCTTTCCGGAATGGTTCCCAGATGAATCACTTCACAGTAAGGCCCAATACCAGGAACCTGCCGCAGTTCCTGCAAAAACTGGGATACCGGGTCGTGATCTCTGGGAAGACAGATATCTTTCCGTTACATAACTTCCCCTTTGAGCATATCGGAGAAGAGTTCGGCAAATATGCGCCTATTGAAAACAGGACTGATCGTAAAAAGGAAACAGTTAATATGATCCGCACACATTTTCAGGATCATCCGGAGCAGCCTATCTGTCTGATTGTAGCGCCCTGGATACCACACGTACCGTGGTTCCCGAATACAGACTTCGATCCGCAGCAGATAAAACTCCCCGATTATCTTGCTGATACAAAAGAGACGCGCAAAGCGCTGACTGCCTATTACCAGAGTATCGGTGTGGCAGATAAGATGCTGGGAGAGGTAATGCAGGCAATAGAAGGCGCAGGAGTGAAGGACAATACAGTCACGATGTTTATTGCAGACCAGGGCGCACAATTTCCTTCCGCCAAATGGTCGGTATACGATCAGGGATTACGGATTCCGATGATTGTCAGATGGCCGGGGAAAGTGATGCCAGGTACCGTGTCAGATGCATTGGTGTCACTGGCGGATCTCACACCGACACTGGTAGATCTTGCAGGCGGTAAGGCCATTGATGATTTAGACGGTACATCGTTTAAAGACGTGTTGCTCAATAAAAAGAAAGAACATCATCAGTATATCTTTGCGGAGACGTCCATGGAACCGCATTTCTGGTATAACTATACACCCTCCAGGACGGTCATTACGAAAGACGGCTTTCATTATATCAGGAATTATCATCCGGGCGTGCGTTTTATTACGCATATCGACAAGGTTGAACAGAATGAGTTTTATTTTGACAGCTGGATTGCTGGCGCAGCTACTGACCCCAAAACAAAGTTCCTGCTTGACCGTTATAGCTATCATCCACCGGAAGAATTATATGATCTGAATCGTGATCGCAAAGAATTCAGTAATCTGATTGCGAATCCTGCTTATTACAGCCGGACCAACGAACTGAAAAAATTACTGGATAAAGAACTAAGCCGACAGGGAGAAACGGCTGCAATGATCCTGGAAGGACCGCTTCCGCAATTCTTTGACCGTAGCTATACTATCCGGCAAAACGCGAGTGCGGCAGATCTGTCGTTTAATAAAAAAGTATGGAATCCGCATGTATTGGTTGTTACCGCTTACCTGGATAAAATAGACAAAGGCGGGGTGATCTGTGACTACTTCAATAACTTTAAACTATACGCTTATCATGATCAGATAGGGATTGTACTGGCAGATGGTAAGACGATCAATAGTGAGCAATTACCTGCAAACAAAGGACAGTTGTACATGACTTTGTCAGAAAAAGGGGAGCTTGTCGTACAATTCAATCAACAGACGATCATCACACAGCAATTAGAAAAAGACCTTACAAAGATAAAAGGTGGTTATGTGAGCTGTGGGATGATTCAGGGAGAGGAGATGACAGGTCATTTGCAAAGTTATCAGGGCAATATTACTGATCTGCGGTTTACAATGAATGAATTATCAGGAGAACCCTGA
- a CDS encoding VOC family protein, with protein MAHVSPYLNFNGTCEAAFNFYKSVFNGEFMNGIMRFSNMPEHCKPGDENLVMHVALTIPGGNTIMGSDFPDSMGEFKKGNDFSLAISAGSEEEARRLFDALGAGGIVDMPLDKAPWGALFGQLKDQYGITWAVNYQYEPIPQH; from the coding sequence ATGGCACACGTTAGTCCTTATCTCAATTTCAATGGCACCTGCGAAGCTGCCTTTAATTTCTACAAATCTGTGTTTAACGGCGAATTCATGAATGGCATCATGCGGTTCAGCAATATGCCGGAGCATTGCAAACCAGGAGACGAAAACCTGGTGATGCATGTGGCGCTGACTATTCCAGGTGGGAATACGATAATGGGTAGTGACTTCCCCGATTCGATGGGCGAGTTTAAAAAAGGCAACGACTTCTCACTGGCTATCTCTGCCGGATCTGAAGAAGAGGCCCGCAGGTTATTTGATGCGCTTGGTGCAGGCGGTATTGTTGATATGCCGCTGGATAAAGCGCCCTGGGGCGCTTTATTTGGTCAGCTGAAGGACCAGTATGGCATTACCTGGGCGGTGAATTACCAATACGAACCAATCCCTCAACATTAA
- a CDS encoding DUF3140 domain-containing protein — protein MEQQEMQEIYEEFKELVNMTPSKLEKWLTTEESKSVGWDSGDGESIGHKSGEKIIHILHKKKADLTTGDYKHMQKVNGYIKRHSAQQPEGDVSTSNWNYSLKNWGHDYQVKK, from the coding sequence ATGGAACAGCAGGAAATGCAGGAAATCTATGAGGAGTTCAAAGAGCTCGTCAATATGACACCTTCAAAGCTTGAAAAATGGCTGACGACGGAAGAGTCGAAGTCGGTCGGCTGGGATAGTGGAGATGGTGAGTCAATAGGACATAAATCCGGTGAAAAGATCATCCACATCTTGCATAAAAAGAAAGCAGATCTTACTACGGGTGATTACAAACACATGCAGAAGGTAAACGGGTACATCAAACGTCATAGTGCGCAGCAACCTGAAGGGGATGTGTCGACGTCCAATTGGAACTATTCTCTAAAGAACTGGGGCCATGATTACCAGGTGAAAAAATAA
- a CDS encoding helix-turn-helix domain-containing protein has protein sequence MPVKKTSQDTIRSVGAYIAAHPERRFTIVELSLHFHIRTTALKAAFKAEFGVTIHQYHLQVSMQKARQHLEAGQQVKETALQFGYRHIGNFSRAFKKVHNTPPEAHKQ, from the coding sequence ATGCCAGTAAAGAAAACCAGCCAGGACACAATCAGGTCAGTAGGAGCATACATCGCCGCGCATCCTGAACGTCGTTTTACCATCGTCGAATTGAGCCTGCATTTTCATATCAGGACAACTGCATTAAAAGCTGCATTTAAGGCTGAATTTGGCGTAACGATTCACCAGTATCACCTGCAGGTGAGTATGCAAAAAGCCCGGCAGCATTTAGAAGCTGGTCAGCAGGTAAAAGAAACGGCCCTTCAGTTCGGATACCGGCATATCGGCAATTTCTCCCGTGCATTTAAAAAGGTACATAATACGCCGCCGGAAGCACATAAACAGTGA
- a CDS encoding helix-turn-helix domain-containing protein, with protein MKYFATELCLSPNYLSDLLKRNTGKTTQEHIHLQLIDKAKMMLWSTDKPVSGIAYDLGFEHATHFNKIFKAKVGISPKAFRASNEHL; from the coding sequence GTGAAGTATTTTGCTACTGAATTGTGTCTGTCTCCTAACTATCTTTCCGATCTGCTCAAAAGAAATACCGGCAAAACGACCCAGGAACATATTCACCTGCAACTCATAGACAAAGCCAAAATGATGCTATGGAGTACAGACAAACCCGTTAGTGGCATTGCTTATGACCTCGGCTTCGAACATGCCACCCACTTCAATAAAATCTTCAAAGCGAAAGTAGGGATATCGCCCAAAGCATTCCGGGCATCGAATGAACATTTATAG
- a CDS encoding Crp/Fnr family transcriptional regulator, whose amino-acid sequence MFEVFEQYLKERSALTDEEIAQIRAVTVPKRLRKKQYLLQEGDISHYNAFVVKGCLRLYHVGDNGFEHILRFAIETWWMSDYESYNCGSQSKNNIDALEDSDLLLIDKKDFDMLVETVANFRILKDKLEAKSYNASQARILSNISDTAEKRYENFIKTYPDIYNRVPLHMVASYLGLTRETLSRIRSQYTKTEK is encoded by the coding sequence ATGTTTGAAGTCTTCGAGCAATATTTAAAGGAAAGGTCTGCACTTACAGATGAAGAAATAGCACAGATACGTGCGGTGACCGTACCCAAACGGCTTCGTAAGAAACAATACCTGTTACAGGAGGGAGATATATCTCATTACAATGCCTTTGTTGTAAAAGGATGTCTGCGCCTATACCATGTCGGAGATAATGGTTTCGAACACATCCTGAGGTTTGCCATAGAAACCTGGTGGATGAGCGACTATGAAAGTTATAACTGTGGAAGTCAGTCGAAGAATAATATTGATGCACTGGAAGACAGTGACTTACTGCTGATTGACAAGAAAGATTTTGATATGCTGGTGGAAACAGTGGCCAACTTCAGAATTTTAAAAGACAAGCTGGAAGCAAAGAGTTATAATGCCAGTCAGGCACGTATATTAAGTAATATCAGTGATACTGCGGAAAAGCGCTATGAAAACTTCATTAAAACCTATCCTGATATATATAACCGTGTTCCATTACATATGGTAGCTTCCTATCTGGGCCTGACCCGGGAAACACTGAGCCGCATCCGGAGCCAGTATACCAAAACAGAGAAGTAG
- a CDS encoding SDR family NAD(P)-dependent oxidoreductase: MKLKNKVAVITGGNSGIGFGIAEAFRNEGASGTIVGRNQETLDRSVTALGSDFIGINADVTKFEDLERIFKNTAEKFGLIDTIVVNAGGAVEGAQMASIAVTTESDYDHYMNLNLKSVYFTIQKALPYLKDGASIVLIGSIAGHRAFPGQSVYAAAKAAVISFARGFSLDLLDRKIRVNVLSPGTIDTPVFGKFLAPEHIDHVKNLWVDIIPAGRIGQPSDIGNAAVFLASDESSFVVGTEIISDGGALSMTILK; encoded by the coding sequence ATGAAGTTAAAGAATAAGGTAGCAGTTATCACGGGAGGCAATAGCGGTATAGGGTTTGGCATTGCGGAGGCATTCAGGAACGAAGGCGCATCAGGTACCATCGTAGGTAGAAACCAGGAAACACTCGATCGCTCAGTAACAGCGTTAGGGAGTGATTTCATCGGGATCAATGCCGATGTAACAAAGTTTGAAGACCTGGAGCGTATATTTAAAAATACAGCTGAAAAGTTTGGTCTGATAGATACGATTGTGGTAAACGCAGGCGGCGCGGTAGAAGGCGCTCAGATGGCCTCTATCGCTGTTACCACGGAATCGGATTATGACCATTATATGAACCTCAATCTGAAGAGCGTTTATTTCACCATCCAGAAAGCATTGCCTTACCTGAAAGACGGCGCTTCGATCGTATTGATCGGTTCTATCGCCGGACACAGAGCATTTCCGGGTCAGTCAGTGTATGCAGCCGCCAAGGCAGCTGTGATTTCCTTTGCACGTGGATTCTCGCTCGATCTGCTGGACAGAAAGATCAGGGTCAATGTACTTTCTCCGGGAACAATAGATACGCCTGTGTTTGGTAAATTCCTGGCGCCTGAACATATTGACCATGTAAAAAATTTGTGGGTAGATATCATTCCGGCAGGCAGAATCGGACAACCTTCAGATATTGGCAACGCCGCCGTATTCCTGGCTTCAGATGAATCGTCTTTTGTAGTAGGAACCGAGATCATATCCGATGGTGGTGCACTGAGTATGACCATCCTGAAATAG
- a CDS encoding family 43 glycosylhydrolase, whose amino-acid sequence MFSEPNKPDKKMQFRYFMTAVAVLLLWTENLSAQHIPRMYFTDTSSGKPIAKDPKIVHFKEAYWMYYSIPGKAGAGWHIGIARSTNLKDWQKTGELNATEAYEKNGLCAPGALVRNDTIHLFYQTYGNGPKDAICHAYSTDGIHFQKNASNPVFHPSGDWNNGRAIDAEVTFYKGQYFLYFASRDPKGEIQLQGVATAPAGTDFSRESWKQASDASILKPELPWEGKCIEAASVMEKDGVLYMFYAGSYNNVPQQIGLAQSNDGVHWTRTSSVPFLANGKAGEWNHSESGHPDIFKAKDGEYYLFFQGNNTGDGQSWYLSNLELNWDKTLPVIAAQDATVQSSEGKAVPEDFKLEKGKDVWLLTYFRQRYPTRIEIDAKGNTIEVPLPNPMLLEKMHMALSNDGRHWTPLNDNKPVWDQHVRDPYVRRGPDGLWRILSTGGGSKDREKVGPGCLYLTSPDLIHWKVEGTLPLMKDVRNDAGAISARNIWAPEWFYDKKTKEYILIWSSSFEDAGWKNSRLWYCTTRDWKTFSPAKVFFEPPYSVIDGTLLEQQGKYYLFHKEEEFGAKTGERRAIRVAVASNVYGPYKIIDGALNNGQIVPVITEGPTAIKEPQKKGWLLLYDYCMTDRFGASYSPDLYHWTVEEDVRFPDAARHGCVSLIKPEEAKALIDAFGM is encoded by the coding sequence ATGTTTAGTGAACCGAACAAACCCGATAAAAAAATGCAGTTTCGTTATTTCATGACGGCCGTTGCCGTTCTGCTGCTCTGGACAGAAAATCTATCCGCGCAGCACATTCCACGTATGTATTTCACGGATACATCCTCCGGGAAACCTATTGCCAAGGACCCTAAGATCGTACATTTCAAAGAAGCTTACTGGATGTACTACTCCATACCCGGTAAAGCGGGTGCGGGCTGGCATATAGGTATCGCACGGAGTACAAACCTGAAGGACTGGCAAAAAACAGGCGAACTAAACGCTACGGAAGCATATGAGAAGAATGGCCTGTGTGCACCTGGTGCACTCGTACGTAATGATACCATACATCTCTTTTATCAGACATACGGCAATGGCCCTAAAGATGCCATCTGCCACGCTTATTCTACCGATGGGATCCATTTTCAGAAGAATGCAAGTAATCCCGTATTCCATCCTTCCGGTGACTGGAACAACGGTCGTGCGATAGATGCTGAAGTCACCTTCTATAAAGGACAATATTTCCTTTATTTCGCTTCGCGTGATCCGAAAGGAGAAATACAGTTGCAGGGTGTGGCAACAGCCCCTGCCGGTACAGATTTCTCCAGGGAATCCTGGAAACAGGCGAGCGATGCTTCCATATTAAAACCCGAACTACCATGGGAAGGCAAATGTATTGAAGCTGCTTCCGTGATGGAAAAAGACGGTGTATTGTACATGTTTTATGCAGGTAGCTATAATAACGTTCCTCAGCAGATCGGTCTCGCACAGAGTAATGATGGCGTTCACTGGACGCGTACTTCCTCCGTACCCTTCCTCGCAAATGGGAAAGCAGGTGAGTGGAATCATAGCGAGTCCGGCCACCCCGATATTTTCAAAGCAAAGGATGGGGAATACTATCTGTTTTTCCAAGGGAACAATACCGGTGACGGACAATCCTGGTACTTGTCCAACCTGGAACTGAACTGGGATAAGACACTGCCTGTCATCGCTGCGCAGGATGCTACTGTACAATCGTCTGAAGGAAAGGCGGTTCCTGAAGACTTCAAACTTGAAAAGGGCAAAGACGTATGGCTGTTGACTTATTTCCGGCAACGTTATCCCACCCGCATAGAAATTGATGCAAAAGGAAATACAATAGAAGTGCCATTACCCAATCCCATGTTACTGGAAAAAATGCACATGGCATTGTCCAATGATGGCCGTCACTGGACGCCTTTGAATGATAATAAGCCTGTATGGGACCAGCACGTACGTGATCCTTATGTTCGCCGCGGACCAGACGGTTTATGGCGGATATTATCCACAGGTGGCGGGAGTAAGGACCGTGAGAAGGTAGGTCCCGGTTGTCTTTACCTTACCTCACCGGATCTGATTCACTGGAAAGTAGAAGGTACATTGCCTTTGATGAAAGACGTACGTAACGACGCCGGTGCTATATCGGCCCGGAATATCTGGGCGCCTGAGTGGTTTTATGATAAGAAGACCAAAGAATATATCCTGATCTGGTCTTCTTCCTTTGAAGATGCCGGCTGGAAGAACAGCCGCCTGTGGTATTGTACTACCCGCGACTGGAAAACCTTCTCTCCGGCGAAAGTGTTTTTTGAACCGCCTTATTCGGTCATAGACGGCACCTTGCTGGAACAGCAGGGTAAGTATTACCTGTTTCATAAAGAAGAAGAATTTGGCGCTAAAACCGGTGAAAGAAGGGCTATCAGGGTAGCCGTCGCTTCTAATGTATATGGTCCTTATAAGATCATCGATGGCGCTTTAAATAATGGCCAGATCGTACCCGTTATTACCGAAGGCCCTACGGCTATAAAAGAGCCACAGAAAAAAGGATGGTTACTGTTATATGATTACTGTATGACAGATCGCTTTGGCGCTTCTTATTCGCCGGATCTCTATCATTGGACTGTCGAGGAAGATGTAAGGTTTCCGGATGCCGCACGTCATGGTTGCGTATCACTTATCAAACCGGAAGAAGCGAAAGCCCTGATTGATGCATTCGGTATGTAA
- a CDS encoding RNA polymerase sigma factor: protein MGIVASLTDAELADRLPHADKAAVKEVYIRYRELLLNYAKKMLGDDDLAEDTVSDVFANLLTKREAIKIDTSLQSYLYKSVKNSILNQFDKDQHRQQYINSIREFYQKGEYATDELVLERDLRRRIEDAVASFPPKMKEIFDLSRKAHLTRRQIAQATCVTEGTVNTQINRALKILRSKLTLFFIW from the coding sequence ATGGGTATTGTAGCGTCTCTTACAGATGCAGAACTTGCTGACCGACTGCCACACGCAGACAAAGCTGCCGTAAAAGAAGTCTATATACGGTACAGAGAATTACTGCTCAACTATGCAAAAAAGATGTTGGGAGATGATGATCTGGCGGAAGATACTGTATCCGATGTATTTGCCAATTTACTCACTAAACGGGAAGCCATCAAAATCGACACATCCCTTCAATCCTATCTCTACAAATCAGTCAAAAACAGCATCCTCAATCAGTTTGACAAAGACCAGCACCGGCAGCAATATATTAATTCGATCCGGGAATTTTATCAGAAAGGCGAGTACGCCACCGATGAACTGGTGCTTGAGCGCGACCTGAGACGCCGCATAGAAGATGCCGTCGCATCCTTTCCTCCGAAGATGAAAGAAATATTCGATTTAAGCAGAAAGGCCCATCTCACCCGCAGACAAATAGCCCAAGCTACCTGCGTAACAGAAGGAACCGTTAACACCCAGATCAACAGAGCACTAAAAATTCTCCGCTCAAAACTCACCCTGTTCTTCATCTGGTAG